Proteins encoded within one genomic window of Pseudalkalibacillus sp. SCS-8:
- the hisS gene encoding histidine--tRNA ligase, whose translation MSFQIPRGTQDILPGEIEKWQLIEEKAKEICRRYNYHEIRTPIFEHTELFQRGVGDSTDIVQKEMYTFKDRGDRSLTLRPEGTASVVRSFVQNKMFGNPQQPTKLYYIGPMFRYERPQKGRMRQFVQFGIEALGSNDPAIDAEVMALAMELYKELGLKHLKLIINSLGDTDSRIAHREALVEHFRPVVEELCEDCQSRIETNPLRILDCKKDRNHPKMESAPSILDYLNDSSREYFEQVKAFLEELNVPYVVDPTLVRGLDYYNHTAFEIMSEAPGFGAITTLSGGGRYNGLVEEIGGPETPGIGFAMSLERFLVALEAEQIELPLEQGIDCYVVSLGEGPKKYSMSILKQLRKAGLTADRDYQDKKMKAQFKAADRLQAKFVLVLGEDELAKEVINVKDMATGEQVEVPLSEAKDYIMKRLEGGTAS comes from the coding sequence ATGAGCTTTCAAATTCCAAGAGGTACCCAGGATATTTTACCAGGGGAAATTGAGAAGTGGCAGTTAATTGAAGAAAAAGCAAAGGAAATCTGCCGGAGATACAATTATCACGAAATACGTACACCGATTTTCGAGCACACAGAATTGTTCCAACGCGGAGTAGGAGATTCAACGGATATTGTCCAAAAAGAGATGTACACGTTCAAGGATCGAGGCGATCGAAGCTTGACGCTTCGACCTGAAGGAACTGCATCCGTTGTACGTTCATTCGTACAAAATAAAATGTTCGGTAATCCACAGCAACCGACGAAGCTGTATTATATCGGACCGATGTTTCGTTATGAACGTCCACAGAAAGGGCGTATGAGGCAGTTCGTTCAATTCGGAATCGAAGCACTCGGGAGCAATGACCCTGCCATTGATGCAGAAGTGATGGCTTTGGCGATGGAGCTGTATAAAGAGCTCGGCTTGAAGCATTTGAAGCTTATCATCAATTCACTTGGTGATACGGACAGTCGAATTGCACATCGGGAAGCCCTTGTGGAACACTTCCGTCCGGTAGTGGAAGAATTGTGTGAGGATTGCCAGAGCCGGATTGAAACGAATCCGTTACGGATTTTGGATTGTAAAAAAGACCGTAATCATCCAAAAATGGAGTCCGCTCCATCAATCCTTGATTACTTGAATGATTCTTCTCGAGAATATTTTGAGCAAGTGAAAGCCTTTTTGGAAGAGCTTAACGTACCATACGTTGTTGACCCGACGTTGGTAAGAGGATTGGATTATTATAATCACACTGCCTTTGAAATCATGAGTGAAGCACCAGGATTCGGGGCGATTACGACATTGAGCGGTGGTGGCCGTTACAATGGTCTCGTCGAAGAAATCGGAGGACCTGAAACACCAGGAATCGGTTTTGCGATGAGCTTGGAACGATTTCTTGTCGCACTCGAAGCAGAGCAAATCGAGCTTCCGCTTGAACAAGGAATTGACTGCTATGTTGTCTCATTAGGTGAAGGTCCGAAGAAGTACAGCATGTCGATTTTGAAGCAATTACGGAAAGCAGGGCTTACAGCGGACCGTGATTACCAGGATAAGAAAATGAAAGCTCAATTTAAAGCAGCTGATCGCCTTCAAGCGAAATTTGTCCTCGTGCTCGGTGAGGATGAGCTTGCCAAGGAAGTTATCAACGTTAAAGATATGGCAACAGGAGAACAGGTTGAGGTACCGCTCAGCGAAGCAAAAGATTACATCATGAAACGATTAGAAGGAGGAACTGCATCATGA
- a CDS encoding cysteine desulfurase family protein gives MNGIYLDHAATSPTREEVVEAMVPYFTTSYGNPSSIHQFGRNTRQALDDARRVIASSINASFNEIVFTSGGTESDNMAIIGAALALKEKGNHIITSKIEHHAVLHAVEYLEQNGFEVTYLPVDETGRISPEQLKDAIREDTILVTIMYGNNEVGTLQPIQEIGSITSEHEIVFHTDAVQAYGSVIIDVKHMGIDLLSISSHKINGPKGNGFLYVRDGVRLEPRAFGGEQERKRRAGTENVPGIMGMKKAVELIDAERIERHNELQGFKKRMLDIFNEEGIEYILNGSMEYSLPHVLNVSFPGTNVESMLVNLDLAGIAASSGSACTAGSIEPSHVLAAMFDDHERMTSAIRFSFGYGNTMDEVEQAAHESVKIVKRLTSL, from the coding sequence ATGAATGGCATATACTTGGACCATGCGGCTACTTCCCCGACAAGAGAGGAAGTTGTAGAGGCAATGGTTCCTTATTTTACAACATCATACGGAAACCCTTCTAGTATTCATCAATTTGGTCGGAATACAAGACAGGCTTTAGACGATGCACGGCGAGTAATCGCTTCAAGCATTAACGCTTCGTTCAACGAAATCGTCTTTACGAGCGGAGGAACAGAATCCGATAATATGGCGATTATCGGTGCTGCGCTCGCTTTGAAGGAGAAGGGGAACCACATCATCACGTCAAAAATCGAGCACCATGCCGTTCTGCATGCAGTCGAATATTTGGAACAGAACGGATTCGAAGTGACCTATCTCCCTGTTGACGAAACAGGAAGAATCAGTCCAGAGCAACTGAAGGATGCGATCAGGGAAGACACGATCCTTGTCACGATTATGTACGGCAACAATGAAGTCGGAACGTTACAGCCGATCCAGGAAATCGGATCGATCACGTCCGAGCACGAAATCGTGTTTCATACAGATGCTGTCCAAGCTTATGGAAGTGTCATTATCGATGTAAAACATATGGGGATCGATCTTCTCTCCATATCCTCTCATAAAATCAATGGACCTAAAGGAAATGGATTCCTCTATGTACGAGATGGCGTCCGCTTGGAGCCAAGGGCTTTCGGTGGAGAGCAGGAACGGAAGCGTAGAGCAGGAACAGAAAACGTACCTGGCATCATGGGAATGAAGAAGGCCGTCGAGTTAATTGACGCCGAGCGGATCGAGCGCCATAACGAGCTGCAAGGGTTCAAAAAACGGATGCTGGATATTTTCAATGAAGAAGGAATCGAGTATATACTGAATGGCTCCATGGAATATTCGTTACCACATGTTTTGAATGTCAGTTTTCCAGGAACCAATGTTGAATCGATGCTCGTCAACTTAGACTTAGCGGGAATTGCCGCATCCAGTGGTTCGGCATGTACAGCGGGATCCATTGAACCATCGCATGTGTTGGCGGCGATGTTCGATGACCATGAACGTATGACCTCGGCAATAAGGTTCAGTTTCGGTTACGGCAATACGATGGATGAAGTTGAACAGGCTGCCCATGAATCAGTCAAAATCGTCAAGCGATTAACATCACTATGA
- a CDS encoding tRNA threonylcarbamoyladenosine dehydratase, translated as MLHQFSRNELAIGKEGIEVIKGATVAVLGIGGVGSFAAEALARSGVGTLVLVDKDDVDITNVNRQIHALVSTVGQPKVDLMKERIVDINPDCKVEALKMFYTEETYEQFFSYPLDFVVDASDTIEYKIHLMKECLKREIPMISSMGVANKMDPTRLRIEDISKTSYDPIAKVIRTRLRKEGIHKGINVVFSDEKPIQIREEVRKEIVPDENAKIRKAKMPPSSNAFVPSVSGLIMAGHVINKIIEKNDIRIDRVR; from the coding sequence ATGTTACATCAATTTTCGAGAAACGAATTAGCGATAGGAAAAGAAGGAATCGAAGTCATAAAAGGGGCGACTGTAGCTGTATTAGGAATTGGCGGCGTTGGATCTTTCGCTGCTGAGGCATTGGCACGTTCAGGTGTTGGTACACTTGTCCTGGTCGATAAAGATGATGTCGATATTACAAACGTAAATCGACAAATTCATGCGCTAGTCTCTACAGTCGGACAACCTAAGGTAGACTTGATGAAGGAACGTATCGTGGATATCAATCCGGATTGTAAAGTTGAAGCCTTGAAAATGTTCTATACAGAAGAGACGTACGAACAGTTTTTCAGCTATCCTCTTGATTTTGTTGTGGATGCTTCAGATACGATCGAATATAAAATCCACTTGATGAAAGAGTGTCTTAAAAGGGAAATTCCGATGATTTCCAGTATGGGTGTTGCGAACAAGATGGATCCTACACGCTTAAGAATCGAAGATATTTCGAAAACAAGCTACGACCCGATTGCAAAAGTCATTCGCACACGACTTCGTAAAGAAGGTATCCATAAAGGAATCAATGTCGTCTTTTCAGATGAGAAGCCGATTCAAATACGAGAAGAAGTCAGAAAAGAAATTGTTCCTGATGAAAATGCAAAAATCCGTAAGGCGAAAATGCCACCATCATCAAATGCTTTCGTCCCATCGGTATCTGGGTTGATCATGGCAGGACACGTCATCAACAAAATCATCGAGAAGAATGACATTCGAATCGACCGCGTCCGATAA
- a CDS encoding RsfA family transcriptional regulator, which yields MSNQRQDAWSEEDDLLLAETVLRHVREGSTQLQAFDEVGDKLDRTSAAVGFRWNAIVRKKYEQALKLARRQRKERKRAAAATTKPAPRQTEKKDTYQTRFDDPMDFENYHPLSEPKSRTVAEETVEPNMVPTPPPVAQSTTPKSSSSKTRNGDGVELDSIIAFLQQLKHQDTSSSHQNEQLQQECAALQKQNEAYKQELEELKNNYTSLKEDYQALLQIMDRARRMVLLQDQEELSSSKFKMDKNGNLEKVAK from the coding sequence ATGTCGAATCAACGCCAAGACGCGTGGTCTGAAGAAGACGATCTATTATTAGCGGAAACCGTATTACGACATGTACGAGAAGGAAGCACACAGCTTCAAGCATTTGATGAAGTTGGTGATAAGCTTGACCGTACATCTGCCGCAGTTGGATTTAGATGGAATGCAATCGTCAGAAAAAAATATGAGCAAGCTTTGAAGCTTGCGAGAAGGCAAAGAAAAGAACGGAAGCGGGCTGCAGCAGCCACCACTAAGCCGGCTCCACGACAAACCGAAAAGAAAGATACTTATCAAACTCGTTTTGATGACCCTATGGATTTTGAAAACTATCATCCTCTTTCTGAACCGAAAAGTCGTACTGTAGCAGAGGAAACAGTTGAACCGAATATGGTCCCGACTCCTCCACCTGTTGCACAGTCTACCACTCCTAAAAGTAGTAGCAGTAAAACCCGTAATGGAGATGGAGTTGAGCTTGATTCCATCATCGCGTTCTTACAGCAATTGAAGCATCAGGATACAAGTTCTTCTCATCAGAACGAGCAGTTACAGCAGGAATGTGCTGCACTTCAGAAACAAAATGAGGCATACAAACAAGAGCTTGAAGAATTAAAAAACAATTACACATCCTTGAAGGAAGATTACCAGGCGTTATTACAAATCATGGACCGGGCAAGAAGGATGGTCCTCCTTCAAGATCAAGAAGAGCTCTCATCCTCTAAATTCAAGATGGATAAGAACGGTAATCTTGAAAAAGTGGCGAAATAA
- the cymR gene encoding cysteine metabolism transcriptional regulator CymR, producing MKISTKGRYGLTIMIALAKKYGEGPISLKSIAKDHGLSEHYLEQLVGPLRNAGLVKSVRGAYGGYTLTRDAEKITAGDIIRVLEGPITPVEILDDEEPAKRDLWIKIRDAVKEVLDSTTLDELASYSNDDDQEAYMFYI from the coding sequence ATGAAAATATCGACAAAGGGACGATATGGGTTGACCATCATGATTGCCTTGGCCAAAAAATACGGTGAAGGACCAATTTCCTTAAAATCAATTGCAAAGGATCATGGCCTGTCTGAGCACTATCTTGAGCAGCTGGTCGGTCCCCTTCGGAATGCAGGACTCGTCAAAAGTGTCCGTGGTGCATATGGAGGGTATACTTTAACCCGCGATGCGGAAAAGATAACGGCAGGTGACATCATCCGCGTACTTGAGGGTCCGATTACGCCAGTGGAAATTTTAGATGATGAAGAACCGGCGAAACGCGACCTCTGGATCAAAATTAGAGATGCTGTCAAAGAAGTACTGGACAGTACGACGTTAGATGAGCTCGCTTCCTACAGTAACGATGACGATCAAGAAGCGTACATGTTCTACATTTAA
- a CDS encoding AAA family ATPase, protein MDLFDMSMDDTPKGKPLADRMRPRKLDEFIGQEHIVGKGKLLRRAIEADQLSAMIFFGPPGTGKTTLSKIIANTTSAHFEQINAVTSGVADIRNITSQARERLKMDDQKTLLFIDEIHRFNKSQQDALLPYVEDGTIILIGATTESPMFEINRALLSRSRLFRFEPLTDAHIKQVLQTAIKDKERGFGNHSIEAEDEALDHLVDVANGDARTALNALELAVLTTTPDSEGTVQITLEIAEESIQQRVLQYDKQGDNHYDTISAFIKSIRGSDPDATLYWLAKMIYAGEDPKFIARRLYVHAAEDVGLADPNALLIAQAAAHAVDFIGMPEARIPLAEAALYIATAPKSNAVISGIDQALAAVKNEKAGQVPTHLRDTHYSGAKELGSGIGYKYPHDYQDGYVPQQYLPDHLTHKTFYKSSDRGYEKTVQKRLDYFQKRKEKGQ, encoded by the coding sequence ATGGACTTATTCGATATGTCGATGGATGATACGCCGAAAGGCAAACCGCTTGCTGACCGGATGAGACCACGTAAGCTGGATGAATTCATCGGACAAGAACATATCGTCGGTAAAGGGAAGCTGCTCCGTAGAGCAATTGAGGCTGATCAATTGTCCGCTATGATCTTCTTTGGTCCTCCGGGAACAGGGAAGACGACACTTTCTAAAATCATCGCAAATACAACCTCTGCACATTTTGAACAGATCAATGCGGTCACTTCAGGTGTCGCAGATATTCGTAACATCACATCCCAGGCACGGGAACGACTGAAGATGGATGATCAGAAGACACTTCTATTCATTGATGAAATTCATCGCTTCAATAAGAGTCAACAAGATGCGTTACTTCCTTATGTAGAAGATGGCACAATCATCTTGATTGGTGCGACGACCGAAAGTCCAATGTTTGAAATTAATCGTGCCCTGTTATCCCGATCGAGATTGTTTCGATTCGAACCCTTGACGGATGCCCATATCAAACAAGTGTTGCAAACGGCGATTAAAGATAAGGAAAGAGGATTTGGAAACCATTCGATTGAGGCAGAGGATGAAGCCCTCGACCATCTTGTAGACGTTGCAAATGGTGATGCACGGACAGCACTGAACGCTCTTGAACTTGCTGTTCTGACGACGACACCTGATTCAGAAGGTACCGTCCAGATTACGCTGGAGATTGCAGAGGAATCCATCCAGCAAAGAGTCTTACAGTATGATAAACAAGGTGACAACCATTACGACACCATCTCCGCTTTTATAAAAAGCATTCGCGGTTCGGACCCTGATGCAACGCTCTATTGGCTTGCAAAAATGATCTATGCCGGAGAAGATCCGAAATTCATCGCAAGAAGACTTTATGTCCATGCAGCTGAAGATGTCGGTCTGGCTGATCCAAATGCCTTATTAATTGCACAAGCAGCTGCCCATGCTGTCGATTTTATCGGTATGCCTGAAGCACGCATCCCACTTGCAGAGGCAGCACTTTACATTGCAACTGCCCCGAAAAGCAATGCCGTCATTTCAGGCATCGATCAGGCTCTCGCAGCTGTGAAGAACGAAAAAGCAGGCCAAGTGCCTACCCATTTGCGGGATACGCACTATAGCGGAGCAAAAGAGCTTGGCTCAGGAATCGGGTATAAATATCCGCATGATTATCAAGATGGGTATGTCCCTCAACAATACCTCCCTGATCACCTGACACACAAAACCTTTTACAAGTCCAGTGACCGGGGATATGAGAAAACTGTCCAAAAGCGGCTTGATTATTTCCAAAAGCGTAAAGAAAAAGGGCAATAA
- a CDS encoding SH3 domain-containing protein, protein MRRLCSIVCIFFLLLSSFVMTDKNDMVSAESNNRALITVDALNVRSGPGLDYPIIVQVHKNHKYPILSKNKDWLQIKVGSKKGWIASWYAEELSVDNAFPSDGNGNREWIRSKVEGLNVRNGPDTSFQVIGTIAPQQTYQLLDTKGSWTKIRYHDTTAWVASWLVESVEKEKKITPSNHSTVSATSLNIRSGPGTNHSVVGSLRKGDKVDVLQRKEGWSQIQYNQLKGWVAERYLTNGPPKTASPIQPKKAKVTVSILNVRNQGSLQGKIVGQLTKGTTVTIVETKNNWAYIESDQTKGWTASWFLQEIDNENTNSSENEPFVALLHDGTNLRSGPSTSHPVIHRGDMGDQFPLVAKVGDWYKIRLENNKEAYVAGWIVSVAGSSLPGVSHPTVGDHLRGKTIVLDPGHGGHDSGAVGVAYGSLEKDLNLKVGLAVAAKLQAAGAKVILTRTDHRYVSLHHRVTLSHMHNADAFISLHFNSSTFPSARGINSFYYSKTKDTKLATSIQDEIVRQTGLSDRGVLFGNYQVLRTNNRPSVLLELGFLSNSQEEHYIRTSTYMDKSAHGIYRGLAQYFSKR, encoded by the coding sequence ATGAGAAGGCTTTGTTCCATTGTTTGCATTTTCTTCTTGTTGTTGAGTTCCTTCGTTATGACTGACAAAAATGACATGGTTTCAGCAGAAAGTAATAACCGTGCTCTCATTACTGTCGACGCACTAAATGTAAGGTCGGGTCCAGGACTCGATTATCCGATTATCGTCCAAGTACATAAAAACCATAAGTATCCAATCTTGTCTAAGAATAAGGATTGGCTGCAAATCAAGGTCGGGAGCAAAAAAGGGTGGATTGCAAGCTGGTATGCTGAAGAATTATCCGTAGACAACGCTTTCCCTTCAGACGGAAACGGAAATAGGGAGTGGATCCGTTCAAAGGTCGAGGGGTTGAATGTCCGGAATGGCCCGGATACTTCTTTCCAGGTGATCGGAACGATTGCCCCTCAACAGACCTATCAGCTCCTTGACACGAAAGGCTCGTGGACAAAGATCCGGTATCATGATACGACAGCCTGGGTCGCTTCATGGCTCGTGGAATCAGTTGAAAAGGAAAAAAAGATAACACCATCCAATCACTCCACAGTGAGTGCAACCAGCCTCAATATTCGTAGTGGTCCGGGGACGAATCATTCGGTTGTAGGGTCCTTACGTAAAGGGGACAAAGTGGATGTGCTACAACGTAAAGAAGGCTGGTCTCAGATTCAATATAATCAATTGAAAGGCTGGGTCGCTGAACGTTATCTGACGAATGGACCGCCAAAAACAGCCTCACCTATACAACCTAAGAAAGCAAAAGTGACAGTATCCATATTGAATGTCCGGAATCAAGGCTCTCTTCAAGGAAAGATTGTCGGGCAATTGACGAAGGGTACAACGGTAACGATTGTCGAAACGAAAAACAATTGGGCGTATATTGAATCGGACCAAACAAAAGGATGGACAGCTTCATGGTTCCTTCAAGAGATCGACAATGAAAACACAAATTCTTCTGAGAATGAACCTTTTGTAGCCTTGCTACATGACGGAACGAACCTGAGGAGTGGCCCATCGACCAGCCACCCTGTTATACATCGAGGGGATATGGGCGATCAATTTCCCTTGGTTGCAAAGGTAGGCGATTGGTACAAAATCAGGCTTGAAAACAATAAAGAAGCTTATGTGGCTGGGTGGATCGTCTCAGTAGCCGGCTCTTCCCTCCCAGGAGTAAGCCATCCTACCGTCGGGGACCATTTAAGGGGAAAGACAATCGTTCTTGATCCGGGACATGGTGGGCATGACAGTGGTGCAGTTGGCGTTGCATATGGGTCTCTTGAAAAAGATTTGAATTTGAAAGTAGGGTTGGCTGTCGCGGCTAAATTACAAGCAGCAGGAGCAAAAGTCATTTTAACGAGGACAGATCATCGATATGTCAGCCTGCATCACAGGGTCACTCTCTCACATATGCACAATGCCGATGCATTCATCAGTCTGCATTTCAACTCGTCAACCTTTCCAAGTGCAAGAGGGATCAACAGCTTTTATTACTCTAAAACGAAGGATACCAAACTCGCCACATCCATACAGGATGAAATAGTCAGACAAACCGGTCTCTCAGATCGAGGGGTCCTTTTCGGGAATTACCAGGTACTGCGGACGAATAATCGACCATCAGTACTCCTTGAACTCGGTTTCCTTTCTAACTCTCAAGAAGAGCATTACATCCGTACATCCACGTATATGGATAAATCGGCACACGGAATTTATCGTGGGCTTGCCCAGTATTTCTCAAAAAGGTAA
- a CDS encoding RNA polymerase subunit sigma-70 — protein MRKSMKQEAANMRSQNLYDVDFHQFVEKEHMLSNYELAVEFGVTLESVKKLKRQIHR, from the coding sequence ATGAGGAAAAGCATGAAGCAAGAAGCGGCAAATATGCGTTCTCAAAACCTGTATGATGTTGATTTCCATCAGTTCGTCGAGAAGGAGCATATGTTAAGCAACTATGAACTGGCAGTGGAATTCGGAGTCACTCTTGAATCGGTGAAGAAACTGAAAAGGCAGATCCATCGTTAG
- the aspS gene encoding aspartate--tRNA ligase, translated as MIGRTHHCGKITEQDIGASVQLKGWVQKRRDLGGLIFIDLRDRSGIVQVVVNPEVSKEAAEIADKVRNEYVMDIKGTVVARDESTINEKMPTGHIEIKAEHVEILNAAKTPPFMISDKEEISEDIRLKYRYMDLRRPIMQETFKMRGKVTKQIRDFLDGYDFLEMETPMLTKSTPEGARDYLVPSRVHPGQFYALPQSPQIFKQLLMVSGFERYYQIVRCFRDEDLRADRQPEFTQVDIETSFMDQEDLFEMTEQMMAQVLKETKGITIQTPIPRMTYHEAMDRYGSDKPDTRFGMELINVSDLVKDSDFKVFASTVESGGEVKGINVSGKADQFSRKDIDQLTDFVKVYGAKGLAWLKVEQDGLKGPISKFFDEDMQKQLTEAFAAKEGDLLLFVADKPKVVAESLGALRLKLGKELELIDKEKFNFLWVVDFPLLEFDEDANRYVAAHHPFTMPRKEDLHLLETDPVNVRAQAYDLVLNGYEVGGGSQRIYQKDVQERMFKALGFTLEQAYDEFGFLLDAFEYGTPPHGGIALGLDRLVMLIAGRQNLRDTIAFPKTASASDLLTNAPSEVSQQQLDDLHLNVKKAKVTNES; from the coding sequence ATGATTGGAAGAACCCATCATTGCGGCAAAATTACAGAACAAGATATCGGAGCAAGTGTTCAATTAAAGGGGTGGGTCCAAAAGCGTAGGGACCTTGGTGGTTTGATTTTCATCGATTTAAGGGACCGTTCAGGTATCGTGCAAGTCGTCGTGAACCCTGAAGTTTCGAAGGAAGCAGCAGAAATCGCTGATAAAGTACGTAATGAATATGTTATGGATATCAAAGGAACGGTCGTAGCTCGTGATGAATCAACGATTAACGAGAAAATGCCGACAGGACACATCGAAATCAAAGCGGAGCATGTTGAAATCTTGAATGCTGCGAAAACACCTCCTTTCATGATTTCGGATAAAGAGGAAATCAGTGAGGATATCCGACTGAAATACCGCTATATGGACCTACGACGTCCAATCATGCAGGAAACGTTCAAAATGCGAGGCAAGGTGACCAAGCAAATCCGCGATTTCCTGGATGGTTATGATTTCCTTGAGATGGAAACGCCGATGCTGACAAAAAGCACGCCTGAAGGTGCTCGTGACTATCTCGTGCCGAGTCGTGTCCATCCGGGACAGTTTTACGCGTTGCCGCAGTCTCCTCAAATCTTCAAGCAATTATTGATGGTTTCAGGATTTGAGCGTTACTACCAAATCGTACGCTGTTTCCGGGACGAAGACCTTCGTGCAGACCGTCAACCGGAGTTCACCCAAGTCGATATCGAAACATCGTTCATGGATCAGGAAGACTTGTTTGAGATGACTGAACAGATGATGGCTCAAGTTTTGAAAGAAACAAAAGGCATTACGATCCAAACACCAATTCCACGTATGACGTATCATGAAGCGATGGACCGATACGGTTCCGATAAGCCGGATACACGCTTCGGTATGGAATTGATCAATGTATCCGATCTTGTAAAGGATTCCGACTTCAAGGTGTTCGCATCAACAGTCGAATCGGGCGGAGAAGTAAAAGGAATCAATGTGAGTGGAAAAGCGGATCAATTCTCACGTAAAGATATCGATCAATTGACGGACTTTGTAAAAGTTTACGGCGCTAAAGGTCTAGCTTGGTTGAAGGTCGAACAGGATGGCCTTAAAGGACCGATCTCGAAATTCTTTGATGAGGATATGCAAAAGCAATTGACTGAAGCATTTGCGGCTAAAGAAGGAGACCTCCTTCTGTTCGTTGCAGATAAACCGAAGGTAGTAGCAGAAAGTCTCGGAGCCCTTCGATTGAAGCTAGGTAAGGAGCTTGAGCTGATCGATAAAGAGAAGTTCAACTTCCTTTGGGTCGTAGACTTCCCATTGCTTGAGTTTGATGAAGATGCCAACCGTTATGTCGCAGCTCACCATCCATTCACAATGCCACGCAAGGAAGACTTGCATTTACTTGAAACGGATCCAGTCAACGTCCGTGCTCAAGCGTATGACCTTGTCTTGAACGGCTATGAAGTGGGTGGAGGATCACAACGTATTTATCAAAAGGATGTCCAGGAGCGGATGTTCAAAGCCCTAGGATTTACACTGGAGCAAGCCTATGATGAATTTGGATTCTTACTCGATGCTTTCGAATACGGTACACCTCCTCATGGTGGTATCGCGCTAGGACTTGACCGACTTGTCATGTTGATCGCAGGTCGTCAAAATCTGAGAGATACGATTGCCTTCCCGAAAACGGCAAGCGCAAGCGATCTACTGACAAATGCACCAAGTGAAGTCAGTCAGCAGCAACTCGATGACCTGCACTTGAACGTGAAGAAAGCGAAAGTAACAAACGAATCGTAA
- the dtd gene encoding D-aminoacyl-tRNA deacylase produces the protein MRVIVQRVSHGKVLVKDQTVGEIGKGLVLLVGITHDDTEKDVAFLVDKIPNLRIFEDEEGKMNHSLMDINGGILSVSQFTLYGDCRKGRRPNFMNAAKPDFAEDLYETFNRKLVEKGLEMETGQFGAMMDVQIHNDGPVTLILDTDEMKKK, from the coding sequence ATGCGAGTCATTGTGCAGCGTGTCTCACATGGTAAAGTGCTTGTGAAGGATCAAACAGTCGGTGAAATCGGAAAAGGTCTTGTATTGCTTGTTGGGATCACACATGATGATACGGAAAAGGACGTGGCCTTCCTGGTTGATAAAATCCCGAATTTGCGGATTTTTGAAGATGAAGAAGGGAAGATGAACCATTCCTTGATGGATATTAATGGCGGTATTTTATCTGTCTCGCAATTCACCCTTTATGGGGATTGTCGAAAAGGAAGAAGACCGAACTTCATGAACGCAGCCAAGCCCGATTTTGCTGAAGATTTATATGAGACATTTAATCGTAAATTGGTTGAAAAAGGTCTTGAGATGGAAACAGGACAATTCGGAGCGATGATGGATGTCCAAATCCATAACGATGGACCTGTCACACTCATACTGGATACAGATGAGATGAAAAAGAAGTAA